Genomic segment of Streptomyces zhihengii:
CGGAGGGGCAGATCGTCGCGGACGGGGCGCGCCCGTCCAGCAGCTCCAGGATGGTGCGTTCCAGGCGCCGGTCGGTCTGCCGTCGGGAGTCGCTCACCCCGCCAGTCTCCCACCGGCGGCACGGGGGCGGCGGGTGCGCGCGGGCGCGCCCGCGCGCACCGCTCCCGGTCGCGGCGGACGGCCGTCGTGGTGACCGGATCGGTCCGCCGCCGGACCCGATGCTGCCTGGTTCGGCCTCCCCGCACGGCCCAGGATGGAGCACATGAGCCGAGCACTGATCGTCATCGATGTCCAGGAGTCCTTCCGGGCCCGTCCGCTGTGGGCGGCCACCCTCGAACCCGGGATCGCCGACCGGGTGAACCGGCTGGCCGCGCTCGCCCGCCGCACCGGTGACCTGGTGGTGTGGGTGCTGCACTCCGAGCCCGGCAGCGGCGGTGTGTTCGACCCGGAGTCCGGTCATGTACGGCTGATGGAGGAGCTGGAGCGGGCGGACGGGGAGCCGCTGCTGCACAAGACCTCGCACAACGCCTTCACCACCACCCGTCTCCAGCAGCTCTTGACCCAGCGGGGCATCCGCGAGCTGAGGGTCTGCGGCATCCGCACCGAGCAGTGCGTGGAGACCACCGTCCGGGTCGCGAGCGACCTCGGCTACGACGTCACCCTCGTCGTCGACGCCACCACGACCGACCCCGTCCCCCACCGGGACGCCCCCGCCGGGCAGAGCGTCGAGGAACTGCTCGCCGACCCCCGCACCCTGCCCGCCGCCGAGGTCGTCCGGCGCACCGAGTACGTCCTCGCCGGACGCTTCGCCGCCATCGAGACGGTGGGCCGGCTGGAAGCAGCGGCGGACGACCGGGCATGATGACCGGATCGTGAACCACGTCGTCTTCTTCCTGGTGCCCGGAGTCCACCTGCTGGACCTCGCGGGGCCCGCGCAGGTCTTCTCCACCGCCGCCGACTTCGGGCATCCCTGGACGCTCGGCTACGTGGCCGAGCGTCCCGAGGTCCGCACGGCCCAGGGGCTGCCGCTGGTGGCCGGGCTCACCTGGCCCGAGCTCGGGCCCGACGACCTGATCGTGGTGCCGGGCTGGCGGGCGGCCGGCGAGGCCACCCCCGCCATCGGGCCCGGCCCGCTGCGGATGCTGCGGGAGCACCACGCGCGGGGCGGCACGGTGGCCAGCGTCTGCGCGGGTGCCGACGCCCTCGGCCGGGCCGGGCTGCTCGACGGGCGCCGCTGCACCACCCATCACGATGTGCAGGACGAGC
This window contains:
- a CDS encoding isochorismatase family protein, encoding MSRALIVIDVQESFRARPLWAATLEPGIADRVNRLAALARRTGDLVVWVLHSEPGSGGVFDPESGHVRLMEELERADGEPLLHKTSHNAFTTTRLQQLLTQRGIRELRVCGIRTEQCVETTVRVASDLGYDVTLVVDATTTDPVPHRDAPAGQSVEELLADPRTLPAAEVVRRTEYVLAGRFAAIETVGRLEAAADDRA